The Moraxella haemolytica genome window below encodes:
- a CDS encoding class II glutamine amidotransferase, with protein sequence MCQLLGMNCNTPTDIGFSFAGFRQRGGATDHHEDGFGIAFFERGETGNMGLRQFHDNQPSHLSPVADLINQYPIRAMNVIAHIRRATMGDKNNLSNVHPFVREVWGEQWAFAHNGQMSQSFVRRTQRLAANGNAEYYAPVGTTDSELAFCYLLNRLKATFKTRPSDEALFAFLTAQCRYLSANGLFNCLISNGSWQLAYAGSLLFYLTRKAPFGEAQLSDGEMSVNFGDVATDKDKVTILVTIPLTTNENWQQIAVDECVVFADGDVVFRDTPSKKTYLSIEEGIALARSVGASV encoded by the coding sequence ATGTGCCAATTACTTGGAATGAACTGCAACACCCCCACCGACATCGGTTTTAGCTTTGCTGGCTTTCGTCAGCGTGGCGGAGCGACCGACCATCATGAAGATGGTTTTGGCATTGCCTTTTTTGAGCGTGGTGAAACTGGCAATATGGGGTTACGCCAGTTTCATGATAATCAGCCAAGCCATTTATCACCAGTGGCAGATTTGATCAATCAGTATCCCATCCGTGCGATGAATGTCATCGCTCACATTAGGCGAGCCACGATGGGAGATAAAAACAATCTATCTAATGTTCATCCCTTTGTGCGTGAAGTATGGGGCGAGCAGTGGGCGTTTGCTCACAACGGACAGATGAGTCAGAGTTTTGTGCGTCGTACTCAGCGTTTGGCTGCCAATGGCAACGCTGAATATTACGCTCCTGTAGGCACGACCGACAGCGAACTTGCTTTTTGTTATCTATTAAACCGCCTAAAAGCAACCTTTAAGACTCGCCCATCTGATGAGGCGTTATTTGCTTTTTTAACCGCTCAGTGCCGATATTTATCTGCTAACGGTCTATTTAATTGCTTGATTTCTAATGGTAGCTGGCAATTGGCTTATGCAGGAAGTCTCTTATTTTATCTGACTCGTAAAGCTCCTTTTGGCGAAGCTCAGCTGTCTGATGGTGAGATGAGTGTCAATTTTGGTGATGTTGCGACCGATAAGGATAAGGTAACTATTTTGGTAACGATACCACTCACCACCAATGAAAACTGGCAACAAATCGCCGTTGATGAGTGTGTGGTGTTCGCTGATGGCGATGTGGTCTTTAGAGACACCCCAAGCAAAAAAACCTACCTATCCATTGAAGAGGGCATTGCTTTGGCCAGAAGTGTGGGGGCGAGTGTTTAA
- the dcm gene encoding DNA (cytosine-5-)-methyltransferase, whose protein sequence is MNLAQSTFIDLFAGIGGFHQALSHFGATCVFASEIDRHACHTYHANYGIMPHGDITQIAEHDIPAHDILCAGFPCQAFSISGKQKGFDDVRGMLFFDIVRIIKHHTPKIVLLENVKNLAKHDNGNTLKVILAHLNDLGYRVHYQVLNASHFGVPQNRERIYIVGFHDSIQQDGFTFPIGDNSPTCVLDILQNHSHIAPIQRDDVIFKNNYQAIFDKHGNKILPNKPIQIGIVGKGGQGERIYHTDGHAITLSAHGGGIGAKTGLYHIDGHIRKLTPRECARLQGFGDDFIINPKDAQAYKQFGNSVAIPVLKAILKNIKSY, encoded by the coding sequence ATGAATTTAGCCCAAAGCACCTTTATTGATTTGTTTGCAGGTATTGGCGGTTTTCATCAAGCTCTAAGCCATTTTGGGGCAACTTGCGTGTTTGCCAGTGAGATAGACCGCCACGCCTGCCACACTTACCACGCCAATTATGGCATCATGCCACATGGCGATATCACCCAGATTGCCGAACACGACATTCCTGCCCATGATATTTTGTGTGCAGGATTTCCCTGTCAGGCGTTTTCTATCTCTGGCAAGCAAAAAGGCTTTGATGATGTGCGTGGGATGTTGTTTTTTGATATTGTGCGTATCATTAAACACCACACCCCCAAAATCGTCCTATTAGAAAATGTCAAAAATCTCGCCAAGCATGATAATGGCAATACCCTAAAAGTAATATTAGCTCATTTAAATGACTTGGGCTATCGTGTGCATTATCAAGTATTAAACGCATCGCATTTTGGTGTACCTCAAAACCGAGAGCGGATTTACATTGTCGGGTTTCATGACAGCATACAACAAGATGGCTTTACTTTTCCCATTGGTGATAATTCCCCGACTTGTGTTTTGGATATTTTACAAAATCATTCCCATATTGCCCCAATACAGCGTGATGATGTTATTTTTAAAAATAATTATCAAGCCATTTTTGATAAACATGGCAATAAAATATTACCCAACAAACCCATTCAAATTGGCATTGTCGGTAAAGGCGGACAAGGCGAGCGTATTTATCATACGGACGGTCATGCCATTACGCTATCGGCTCATGGCGGGGGCATTGGGGCAAAAACGGGACTGTACCACATAGACGGACACATTCGCAAACTCACCCCCAGAGAATGTGCCAGATTACAAGGCTTTGGTGATGATTTTATCATCAACCCAAAAGACGCCCAAGCCTATAAGCAGTTTGGCAATAGCGTGGCAATTCCTGTTTTAAAAGCTATTTTAAAAAACATCAAATCATATTAG
- a CDS encoding homoserine kinase has product MSVYTHLSDDEFFAFCGLFGVKFNKAIPITQGIKNSNWFIQTDTDSGESFSYVFTLYEERVPADIIKMATVMHALKDKLPIASPLIKLTAKGQNIGEDCVMRYENKAILVVPKLSGSHPANTDESMCFEMGKALATLHQTLKTLEPAEKYGVPLYDWARVKDRETAYMPSDEARLMNDIWTAYANLPDDLPKGLCHLDMFTDNTLWDFSDDTASLTGLLDFTEVSVERYLMDIAITINDFCTTWGNATDGESVNFSTDKMTAFIDGYESIRPLTNDEKIALPVMLAYSATIFWLLRLNVIHYNREQGRTGDDIMVKNPDLMKRLASLHWGRAVRS; this is encoded by the coding sequence ATGTCTGTCTATACCCACCTGTCTGATGATGAATTTTTTGCGTTTTGTGGTTTGTTCGGTGTGAAGTTTAATAAAGCCATTCCCATCACGCAAGGCATCAAAAATTCTAATTGGTTTATCCAGACCGATACGGACAGTGGTGAGAGCTTCTCTTATGTGTTTACTTTATACGAAGAGCGAGTGCCTGCTGATATTATTAAAATGGCGACCGTCATGCACGCCCTAAAAGACAAGCTACCGATCGCCTCGCCACTCATCAAGCTGACCGCTAAGGGTCAAAATATCGGCGAAGATTGTGTCATGCGATATGAGAATAAGGCGATTTTGGTGGTGCCAAAATTATCAGGTTCACACCCTGCCAATACCGATGAATCCATGTGCTTTGAGATGGGAAAAGCATTGGCAACTTTGCATCAAACCCTAAAAACCTTAGAGCCTGCCGAAAAGTACGGCGTGCCACTTTATGACTGGGCAAGGGTCAAAGACCGTGAGACCGCCTATATGCCCTCTGATGAGGCTCGTCTTATGAATGACATCTGGACAGCTTATGCCAATCTGCCTGATGATTTGCCAAAAGGCTTGTGCCATTTGGATATGTTTACGGATAATACGCTGTGGGACTTTTCAGATGATACGGCTAGTCTAACAGGACTGCTTGACTTTACAGAGGTATCGGTTGAGCGTTATCTGATGGATATTGCCATTACCATCAATGATTTTTGTACCACTTGGGGTAATGCGACTGATGGCGAAAGCGTCAATTTTAGCACTGATAAAATGACTGCTTTTATTGACGGTTATGAAAGCATTCGTCCGCTTACCAATGATGAAAAAATTGCCCTGCCTGTCATGCTTGCTTACTCTGCCACAATCTTTTGGTTGCTTCGCCTAAATGTTATCCACTATAATCGTGAACAAGGGCGTACAGGCGATGACATTATGGTAAAAAACCCTGATTTGATGAAACGGCTGGCGAGTTTGCATTGGGGGCGTGCTGTCCGCTCATGA
- the ribE gene encoding 6,7-dimethyl-8-ribityllumazine synthase, translated as MNYTTQKSAVTHLDGALDQNQDLRIAIAVGRFNGFLVESLVEGALDALLRHGVQGQNITVVRVPGAFELPLTAQKLAKSKKYDAIVVLGAIIRGATPHFDIVASESAKGLSKVALDYDIPVINGILTTENIEQTIERAGTKAGNKGYEAGMTAIEMASVLKAI; from the coding sequence ATGAACTACACCACCCAAAAATCTGCCGTCACTCACCTTGATGGTGCTTTAGACCAAAATCAAGACCTACGCATCGCCATCGCTGTCGGTCGCTTTAACGGATTTTTGGTTGAGAGTTTGGTAGAAGGGGCATTAGACGCCCTATTGCGTCATGGCGTACAAGGTCAAAACATCACTGTCGTGCGTGTGCCAGGGGCATTTGAATTGCCTTTAACCGCTCAAAAACTCGCCAAATCAAAAAAATATGACGCCATCGTCGTTTTGGGTGCGATTATTCGTGGAGCGACACCACATTTTGACATCGTAGCTAGCGAGTCTGCCAAAGGCTTATCTAAAGTTGCTCTAGATTATGACATTCCTGTCATCAATGGCATTCTTACCACCGAAAACATCGAACAGACCATTGAGCGAGCTGGCACCAAAGCAGGCAACAAAGGCTATGAAGCTGGCATGACTGCCATTGAGATGGCAAGCGTATTAAAGGCGATTTAA
- the nusB gene encoding transcription antitermination factor NusB, whose product MNTTNDQFDINETGYKTSYTAVRKARRFAVQGLYEWLMTDYRFATQSRDLLGGNEPHTIVARTRSENAMHTVHLGYYHELMREIPIQAGELIVDISRYLDRNFDKLDTIEKAVLLIGAYELKHSLHIPYKVVLDEAMQLNTHFGATDGHKFINAILDRYAKEVRASEKQGANLHSTDTSPLPNLD is encoded by the coding sequence ATGAACACCACCAACGACCAATTCGACATCAACGAAACAGGCTATAAAACCAGCTACACCGCCGTGCGTAAGGCTCGCCGATTTGCAGTGCAAGGTCTGTATGAATGGCTGATGACCGATTATCGTTTTGCCACACAGAGTCGTGATTTATTAGGTGGTAATGAGCCACACACGATTGTCGCCCGTACTCGTAGCGAAAATGCCATGCACACAGTGCATCTAGGCTATTATCATGAGCTAATGCGTGAGATTCCCATACAGGCAGGCGAGTTGATTGTGGACATTTCTCGTTATCTTGACCGCAATTTTGACAAGTTAGATACCATCGAAAAAGCCGTACTACTCATCGGTGCATACGAATTAAAACACAGCCTGCACATTCCATACAAGGTAGTGTTAGATGAAGCCATGCAGTTAAATACTCACTTTGGGGCAACCGATGGGCATAAGTTCATCAATGCCATCTTAGACAGATATGCCAAAGAGGTGCGTGCTAGCGAAAAACAAGGTGCCAACTTACATTCTACTGATACAAGCCCCCTGCCAAATCTGGACTAA
- the thiL gene encoding thiamine-phosphate kinase, which produces MSEFSLINTHFKNSTNRHQNTVLGIGDDCAVSTISANTELVSCMDTLIAGRHFAFETTAYAIGYKSVAVNLSDLASMGATPYAILLGLSLPKNNADWLKEFALGVSDICNQFHVELIGGDTTKSDVLTISVTALGFVKKGQAIKRGGAKIGDMICVSGNIGTASLALSHILTGQQTTLQNALDLPMPKVDLGQKLVGYASSMIDISDGLGQDLGHILTAGGVGAVLHLEDIPCDDEVDALPFDKKYQHILNGGDDYELCFTISKDNFDKFNALHPNQIFKIGKITEQQGLQLYHRHQKVDIAIQGWEHF; this is translated from the coding sequence ATGTCCGAATTTTCTTTAATCAATACGCATTTTAAAAACAGCACCAACCGACACCAAAATACCGTACTAGGGATTGGTGATGATTGTGCTGTCAGCACCATTTCAGCCAATACCGAGCTTGTCAGTTGCATGGATACGCTGATTGCAGGGCGACATTTCGCCTTTGAAACCACCGCTTATGCCATCGGTTATAAGTCGGTGGCGGTTAATTTATCCGACCTTGCCAGTATGGGAGCTACACCTTATGCAATTTTGTTGGGGCTGTCTTTACCCAAAAACAATGCAGATTGGCTAAAAGAATTTGCTTTGGGTGTGTCAGATATTTGCAATCAATTTCATGTAGAGTTAATCGGCGGCGATACCACAAAGTCAGATGTCTTGACCATCAGTGTTACCGCTTTAGGTTTTGTCAAAAAAGGACAGGCTATTAAACGAGGTGGGGCAAAAATTGGCGATATGATTTGTGTCAGTGGTAACATCGGCACAGCAAGCCTAGCATTATCACACATTTTAACTGGACAACAAACCACCTTACAAAATGCGTTGGATTTGCCCATGCCTAAGGTGGATTTAGGTCAAAAACTGGTCGGTTATGCCAGTAGTATGATTGACATATCAGATGGCTTGGGGCAAGATTTGGGGCATATCTTAACAGCCGGCGGTGTCGGAGCAGTGCTTCATCTGGAGGATATTCCCTGCGATGATGAGGTGGATGCCCTGCCTTTTGATAAAAAATATCAACACATTTTAAATGGGGGTGATGATTATGAGTTGTGCTTTACAATATCAAAAGACAACTTTGATAAATTCAATGCTCTTCACCCCAACCAAATTTTCAAGATTGGCAAGATTACAGAACAACAAGGCTTACAACTGTACCACCGCCATCAAAAAGTGGATATTGCTATTCAGGGCTGGGAACATTTTTGA
- a CDS encoding phosphatidylglycerophosphatase A, whose translation MMSHKPNIYKSNICPPCPSSATLWEKCVYWLGIGLGSGLPKRAAGTWGTLGGLMIALPMLLLGFWGFLIITLIGCLVGSHICGKTSDLMNVHDDPHIVFDEWVGMWIALLPSVWLLCSDKNPVQSVLMHPLLAVLFIIPFILFRFFDIIKPFPIKWVDKNVSGGFGILIDDVLAGVMVGILMVLVSRFIIA comes from the coding sequence ATTATGAGCCATAAACCCAATATTTATAAATCTAACATTTGCCCACCTTGCCCAAGTTCCGCCACACTTTGGGAAAAATGCGTTTATTGGCTTGGTATCGGTCTAGGCTCTGGCTTGCCAAAACGGGCGGCAGGCACTTGGGGGACTTTGGGAGGATTGATGATCGCCCTACCAATGTTGTTGTTGGGATTTTGGGGTTTTTTAATCATAACGCTCATTGGTTGTTTGGTGGGTAGTCATATTTGCGGTAAAACTTCGGATTTGATGAATGTGCATGATGACCCACATATCGTTTTTGATGAATGGGTGGGAATGTGGATAGCGTTATTACCAAGCGTTTGGTTGCTTTGCTCGGATAAAAATCCAGTGCAGTCGGTGCTGATGCACCCTTTGCTTGCTGTGTTGTTCATCATTCCTTTTATCTTGTTTCGCTTTTTTGATATTATTAAACCCTTTCCCATTAAATGGGTGGATAAAAATGTCTCTGGCGGATTTGGCATTTTGATTGATGATGTCTTAGCAGGGGTGATGGTAGGGATATTGATGGTTTTGGTAAGCAGATTTATCATTGCTTAG
- the glmU gene encoding bifunctional UDP-N-acetylglucosamine diphosphorylase/glucosamine-1-phosphate N-acetyltransferase GlmU, giving the protein MMLSVIIMAAGKGTRMKSTKPKVLQPLAGKPLLGHVLDTAKKLGSQKNIIIYGFEGEQVKNVFSNESIDWVEQAEQLGTGHAVMMTLPVLPSIGKSLILSGDVPLIGVDTLSKLVENDSPFAMLTMSVNNPFGLGRIIRQDGKVIAIVEQKDATDAQRQITEINSGVYCVANEILHKYLKNLNNNNAQGEYYLTDIVKMAVDDGIDIATVSPTHAFEIEGVNDRVQLAQLERTWQIHQANQLMQAGVHIIDPTRFDLRGNLTVGRDVEIDINVIFEGDCILGDNVKIQGGCVIKNTTIASNTVVAPYSILENAIVGEANKIGPFARLRPNAVTADNVHIGNFVELKNTQMASGAKANHLAYLGDSTVGERTNVGAGTITANYDGVNKHKTTIGKEVRIGSNAVLVAPVVVGDKATIGAGSVITKDCEENKLTIARGRQSTVSGWIRPEKN; this is encoded by the coding sequence ATCATGCTTAGCGTCATCATCATGGCAGCAGGTAAAGGCACCCGCATGAAATCTACCAAACCCAAAGTCTTGCAACCTTTAGCAGGCAAGCCTTTACTTGGTCATGTCTTAGACACCGCCAAAAAACTAGGCAGTCAAAAGAACATCATCATTTATGGCTTTGAAGGCGAGCAAGTCAAAAATGTGTTTTCAAATGAAAGTATTGATTGGGTAGAGCAAGCTGAGCAGTTAGGCACAGGGCATGCTGTCATGATGACCTTACCTGTACTGCCAAGCATAGGAAAAAGCTTGATTTTATCAGGTGATGTGCCTTTGATTGGCGTAGATACCTTAAGTAAATTGGTGGAGAATGACAGCCCCTTTGCCATGCTAACCATGAGCGTAAACAACCCATTTGGACTGGGCAGAATCATTCGCCAAGATGGCAAAGTCATTGCCATTGTTGAACAAAAAGACGCCACCGACGCCCAAAGACAAATCACCGAAATCAACAGCGGTGTGTACTGCGTAGCAAACGAAATCCTGCATAAATACCTAAAGAACCTAAACAACAATAACGCCCAAGGCGAGTATTATCTAACCGATATTGTCAAAATGGCGGTGGACGATGGCATTGATATTGCTACCGTGTCGCCCACACACGCTTTTGAGATTGAGGGTGTTAATGACCGTGTACAGCTAGCCCAATTAGAACGCACTTGGCAAATCCATCAAGCAAATCAGCTCATGCAAGCTGGCGTGCATATCATTGACCCCACTCGCTTTGATTTGCGTGGCAATCTAACAGTCGGCAGAGATGTTGAGATTGATATCAATGTGATTTTTGAGGGCGACTGCATACTTGGCGACAATGTCAAAATCCAAGGAGGCTGTGTGATTAAAAACACCACCATTGCAAGCAATACAGTGGTTGCTCCTTATAGCATTCTTGAAAATGCAATCGTAGGTGAGGCTAACAAGATTGGACCATTCGCCAGACTTCGTCCAAACGCAGTAACAGCGGACAATGTTCATATCGGTAACTTTGTTGAGCTTAAAAATACCCAAATGGCAAGCGGTGCAAAGGCCAATCATTTGGCGTATCTAGGAGACAGTACTGTGGGCGAGCGTACCAATGTGGGGGCTGGCACGATTACTGCCAATTATGATGGCGTCAATAAGCACAAGACCACCATCGGCAAAGAAGTACGCATTGGTTCTAATGCAGTATTGGTCGCCCCTGTCGTGGTGGGCGATAAAGCCACCATTGGGGCAGGCTCGGTCATCACCAAAGATTGTGAGGAGAATAAGCTGACCATCGCTCGTGGCCGACAATCCACCGTCAGTGGCTGGATACGACCTGAAAAAAACTAA
- a CDS encoding PTS transporter subunit IIC, which translates to MRNFNITTHLERQNIVLSWRRYGIDALNGMTLGLFSSLIIGLILKNIGTWANIAPLVNVGTHAQAAVGAAIGAGVAFGLKAPPLVLFASVATGLVGAELGGVVGALVAVVVGAEIGKLFYKTAPIDIIITPAITLITGVTTAQLIAPAISSLMTSLGDFISWSMALSPILMSIVIAIAMGMLLTLPISSAAIAISLGLSDLSAGAATVGCAAQMIGFAAMSYRDNGISGIISQGLGTSMIQMPNILKNPYIWLPTILAGAILAPIATVIFGMTNIPIGAGMGTSGLVGQVGTIEAMGASVHTLMLIVLFHVILPAILTLAISRIMRRKGLIKDGDLTLTNL; encoded by the coding sequence ATGCGTAACTTTAACATCACCACCCACCTAGAACGCCAAAACATCGTCTTGTCTTGGCGTAGATATGGCATTGACGCCCTAAATGGCATGACTCTTGGATTGTTCAGTTCACTCATCATTGGACTGATTTTAAAGAACATCGGCACTTGGGCAAACATCGCACCATTGGTCAATGTCGGCACACACGCCCAAGCTGCAGTTGGGGCAGCGATTGGGGCGGGGGTTGCTTTTGGACTAAAAGCACCACCACTTGTGCTGTTTGCTAGCGTTGCTACAGGCTTGGTTGGTGCTGAACTTGGCGGCGTGGTTGGGGCATTGGTCGCTGTAGTGGTTGGGGCAGAGATTGGTAAGCTGTTTTATAAGACCGCCCCTATTGACATCATCATCACGCCTGCCATCACGCTGATTACAGGCGTGACAACCGCCCAACTCATCGCCCCCGCCATCTCAAGTCTGATGACTTCTTTGGGTGATTTTATTAGCTGGTCCATGGCTCTTTCACCCATCTTGATGAGCATCGTCATTGCCATCGCTATGGGTATGCTACTCACCCTGCCCATCTCTAGTGCTGCCATCGCCATCAGCTTGGGGTTATCCGACCTATCAGCAGGAGCGGCGACAGTTGGTTGTGCTGCCCAGATGATAGGCTTTGCGGCGATGAGCTATCGAGACAATGGCATCTCTGGCATCATCTCTCAAGGATTAGGTACAAGCATGATTCAGATGCCAAATATCCTAAAAAACCCTTATATTTGGCTACCTACCATATTGGCAGGGGCGATACTTGCACCGATTGCTACGGTGATTTTTGGCATGACCAACATTCCCATCGGTGCTGGTATGGGTACTTCAGGCTTGGTGGGGCAAGTTGGCACGATAGAGGCAATGGGAGCTAGTGTGCATACACTGATGCTTATTGTGCTGTTTCATGTGATACTACCCGCCATCTTGACACTCGCCATCTCTCGCATTATGCGTCGCAAAGGGCTAATTAAAGATGGAGATTTAACCCTGACCAATCTTTAA
- the upp gene encoding uracil phosphoribosyltransferase, translated as MNNLDIQVIDHPLVRHKLSLMRAASCNTYRFRTLTKELGRLMAYEASRDFEIETFKMQGWCGEIDGEQIKGKTVTLVPILRAGIGMLDGVLDLLPTAKISVVGLQRDEETLEPVPFFEKFVSDIDRRPSLILDPMLATGGSMVATIDMLKKHGCTNIKALVLVAAPEGVKLVNDAHPDVKIYTAALDSHLNENGYIIPGLGDAGDKIFGTKQI; from the coding sequence ATGAACAATTTAGACATTCAAGTCATCGACCACCCTTTAGTCCGCCACAAGCTATCCTTGATGCGTGCAGCTTCGTGCAACACTTATCGGTTTCGCACCCTAACCAAAGAGCTAGGCAGATTGATGGCGTACGAAGCCAGCCGTGATTTTGAGATTGAAACCTTTAAAATGCAAGGGTGGTGTGGTGAGATTGACGGAGAGCAGATTAAGGGCAAGACAGTAACGCTTGTGCCTATCTTGCGTGCTGGTATTGGTATGCTTGACGGTGTACTTGACCTGTTACCCACTGCTAAAATCTCAGTTGTCGGCTTGCAACGAGATGAAGAGACGCTTGAGCCTGTGCCATTTTTTGAGAAATTTGTCAGCGACATTGACAGACGCCCTTCTCTGATTCTAGACCCAATGCTCGCTACAGGCGGTAGTATGGTTGCTACCATTGATATGCTCAAAAAGCATGGATGCACCAACATCAAAGCTCTTGTTCTGGTCGCCGCCCCTGAAGGCGTGAAACTGGTGAATGATGCTCACCCTGATGTTAAAATTTATACCGCCGCCCTAGATAGTCATCTTAATGAAAATGGCTACATCATTCCTGGTCTTGGTGATGCAGGCGATAAGATTTTTGGCACCAAACAAATCTAA
- a CDS encoding YbaN family protein gives MSDHQHHRLLKKNQQLHNNPWLRLAFLIMGFIFVGFGIVGVVLPGVPTTVFILLAGYCWAKSSRRFHARLMNHKVFGKILRDWQERRAMPRFAKYLAWGMMLLSCVLMFFRLPDNRLWLGGLFMMLCLGVGIWMARLPDT, from the coding sequence ATGTCTGACCATCAACATCATCGCTTGCTCAAGAAAAATCAGCAGCTGCACAACAACCCATGGCTGCGTTTGGCATTTTTGATTATGGGTTTTATTTTTGTGGGATTTGGTATTGTGGGGGTGGTTTTACCAGGTGTGCCGACAACGGTATTCATTTTATTGGCAGGCTATTGTTGGGCAAAAAGCTCACGACGCTTTCACGCAAGGCTCATGAATCACAAGGTTTTTGGTAAGATATTAAGAGACTGGCAAGAGAGACGAGCCATGCCCCGTTTCGCCAAATATTTGGCGTGGGGTATGATGCTGTTGTCTTGTGTGCTGATGTTCTTTCGTCTGCCTGATAATAGGCTATGGCTTGGTGGGCTATTTATGATGCTGTGCTTGGGCGTGGGGATTTGGATGGCAAGATTGCCTGATACCTAA
- a CDS encoding SulP family inorganic anion transporter, with protein MLINFAKHFSKDAWFGNVRGDVLSGLVVALALIPEAIAFSIIAGVDPQVGLYASFCIAVVISFFGGRPAMMSAATGAMALVMATLVKEHGLQYLLVATILTGVLQIIAGFLKLGLLMRFVARAVVVGFVNALAILIFMAQMPELIGHGMTTYALVVAGLAIIYLFPRLPIIGSLLPSPLVTIVVLTAVAYVMGMDVRTVGDMGKLPDTLPVFLLPDVPFNLQTLMIVLPYSFSLMAVGLLESLMTATIVDEMTQTDSDKNQECKGQGVANIVAGLFGGMAGCAMIGQSVINVKSGGRTRLSTLLAGVFLLIMVVFLSDLLKIIAMPALVAVMIMVSVGTFNWQSVKELRTHPVGFNIVMIITVAIVVYTHNLALGVFAGVLLSALFFANKIGRYLSVRPLPTGDDDSMAYAVIGQVFFACADEFVASFDYQAVKSVSIDLTHAHFWDVTAVSSLDKVVLKYRKLGVAVDVIGLNEASKTLVDKFGTHDKEVDVDILTTH; from the coding sequence ATGCTCATCAATTTTGCCAAGCATTTTTCAAAAGACGCATGGTTTGGTAATGTGCGTGGCGATGTGTTGTCAGGGCTTGTGGTGGCACTGGCACTCATTCCAGAGGCGATTGCTTTTTCTATCATTGCAGGGGTGGATCCGCAGGTGGGGCTGTACGCATCGTTTTGTATTGCGGTGGTGATTAGCTTTTTTGGTGGTCGTCCTGCCATGATGTCGGCAGCAACGGGGGCGATGGCGTTAGTCATGGCAACTTTGGTTAAAGAGCATGGGCTACAGTATTTACTTGTTGCGACGATTTTGACAGGAGTTTTGCAAATCATCGCAGGCTTCTTAAAACTTGGGCTGCTTATGCGGTTTGTGGCTCGTGCGGTGGTGGTAGGCTTTGTCAATGCGTTGGCGATTTTGATTTTTATGGCACAGATGCCTGAGCTTATCGGTCATGGCATGACAACCTACGCTCTCGTGGTGGCAGGTCTTGCTATTATTTATCTGTTTCCACGCCTGCCCATCATCGGCTCGTTGTTGCCATCTCCTTTGGTTACCATTGTCGTTTTGACGGCGGTGGCATATGTCATGGGCATGGATGTGCGGACGGTGGGTGATATGGGCAAGCTACCTGATACCTTGCCTGTGTTCTTGCTGCCTGATGTGCCTTTTAATTTACAAACTCTGATGATTGTGTTGCCGTATTCATTTAGTCTTATGGCGGTAGGATTGCTAGAATCTTTGATGACTGCCACCATCGTTGATGAGATGACTCAAACCGATAGCGACAAAAACCAAGAATGTAAGGGGCAGGGCGTTGCCAATATTGTGGCTGGGCTGTTTGGTGGTATGGCAGGTTGTGCGATGATAGGTCAGTCTGTCATCAATGTCAAATCAGGTGGTCGCACTCGTTTATCCACTTTGCTTGCTGGGGTATTTTTGCTCATCATGGTGGTGTTTTTGAGTGATTTATTAAAAATTATTGCCATGCCAGCACTTGTGGCAGTGATGATTATGGTGTCTGTTGGCACATTCAACTGGCAATCAGTCAAGGAGCTAAGAACGCACCCCGTTGGTTTTAACATCGTGATGATAATCACGGTTGCAATCGTGGTCTATACCCACAACCTTGCTTTAGGCGTGTTTGCAGGTGTGCTGTTATCAGCGTTGTTTTTTGCCAATAAAATTGGGCGTTATCTATCGGTACGCCCTTTGCCCACAGGCGATGATGACAGTATGGCGTATGCAGTCATCGGTCAGGTGTTTTTTGCGTGTGCTGATGAGTTTGTGGCAAGTTTTGATTATCAGGCGGTCAAGTCGGTGAGTATTGATTTAACCCATGCTCATTTTTGGGATGTTACCGCTGTATCATCTCTTGATAAGGTGGTGCTAAAATACCGCAAACTTGGGGTGGCGGTGGATGTCATTGGCTTAAATGAAGCCAGTAAAACCTTAGTGGATAAATTTGGTACGCACGATAAGGAAGTTGATGTGGATATTTTGACCACGCACTAG